From the Salmo trutta chromosome 30, fSalTru1.1, whole genome shotgun sequence genome, one window contains:
- the LOC115168365 gene encoding prostaglandin E synthase 3, which produces MHPATAKWYDRRDSVYIEFCVADSKNVKINFEEAKFVFSCLGGTDQVKHENEVDLFEGIDQNESIHKRTDRSVLCCLRKAEPGKAWPRLTKEKAKLTWLSVDFNNWKDWEGDSDDELGNFDNFPEGGDGDMAFNTQEAMAKMMNNMGGEDCLPDLDDVDDDESADSDDEKMPDLE; this is translated from the exons GCATCCGGCGACTGCTAAGTGGTATGACAGGCGGGACTCCGTCTACATCGAGTTCTGCGTAGCGGACAGCAAGAATGTCAAGATCAATTTCGAGGAAGCAAAGTTTGTTTTCAG TTGTCTTGGAGGAACTGATCAAGTCAAACATGAGAACGAAGTAGACCTTTTTGAAGGCATTGATCAAAAT GAATCCATACACAAACGCACAGATCGGTCAGTGTTGTGCTGTTTACGAAAAGCTGAACCTGGGAAAGCGTGGCCTAGGCTAACGAAAGAGAAGGCTAAG TTAACTTGGCTCAGCGTCGACTTTAACAACTGGAAGGACTGGGAGGGCGACTCAGACGATGAACTAGGCAACTTCGATAATTTCCCAGAGGGGGGAGACGGGGATATGGCATTCAACACACAAGAAGCGATGGCTAAA ATGATGAACAACATGGGAGGGGAAGACTGCCTACCTGATCTAgatgatgttgatgat GACGAGTCTGCAGATAGTGACGATGAAA AAATGCCTGATTTGGAATAA
- the LOC115168364 gene encoding G-box-binding factor-like — MEANNHFNYGTHSSVSVNSELKLSSGNSVYTNWSSMSFPQQEKNINGEMNVNGSTTVIGSSVPGSHPPTVPYPHMSNHHHQSSMGYDYLWGGQPQYSPAMSLSPGHGMHQKQPPTGVMQQQSQQHFQGHGQYQLNGGMPGSRQPPVAPPPNMTLTGGQYWNRVNPGQQQSSAAMAMGYNSHSVYGAYQSQVHPGIAPSQHHQQQPPQPPPHQQTQQQQHHHHQQQQPQHYSMVSNGIPYYQPQHPPLPAPQPQAQMMPPTSQNFTPPRGSPQHHQMGQGGPGSPLPMAVSSVPIMSPSTMADSGSPQSQTRERSPHGGSVAMPAVMQGWMSEAFKDVDEGYNGMERASVAQRLPKSDSYPPKPPGPPMGSTSDDCQRSKQPMAQHHEMTTLARESALPEPPHSMSAPPPVVSTPPSAKAATPPTVFAAAHKPKITMRNAKRRLEWCKARR, encoded by the exons ATGGAGGCGAACAACCATTTCAACTATGGCACCCATTCCTCTGTGTCTGTTAACTCAGAACTGAAACTCTCCTCAGGGAATTCTGTCTATACTAACTGGTCCTCCATGAGTTTCCCTCAGCAGGAGAAGA ATATAAATGGCGAAATGAATGTGAATGGCAGCACTACTGTAATTGGGTCCAGTGTGCCTGGCTCCCACCCTCCAACAGTCCCATACCCTCATATGagcaaccaccaccaccagagtAGCATGGGCTACGACTACCTGTGGGGAGGACAGCCACAGTACAGCCCAGCCATGAGCTTGTCTCCTGGGCATGGCATGCACCAGAAGCAGCCTCCCACTGGGGTGATGCAGCAACAGAGCCAGCAGCATTTCCAGGGTCACGGACAGTACCAACTGAACGGGGGCATGCCTGGGTCCCGTCAGCCCCCCGTGGCGCCCCCCCCAAACATGACTCTTACAGGGGGCCAGTATTGGAACAGGGTTAACCCGGGACAACAGCAGAGCAGCGCAGCCATGGCAATGGGGTATAACTCGCACAGCGTGTACGGGGCCTACCAGAGCCAGGTGCACCCTGGGATTGCGCCCTCACAGCATCACCAGCAGCAGCCTCCACAGCCACCCCCTCACCAACAGACacagcaacaacaacaccaccaccaccagcagcagcaacCTCAGCACTACAGCATGGTGTCCAATGGGATTCCCTACTACCAGCCCCAGCACCCACCTCTTCCCGCTCCACAACCTCAGGCTCAGATGATGCCCCCTACCTCCCAGAATTTCACCCCTCCACGGGGAAGCCCCCAGCACCACCAGATGGGCCAGGGGGGCCCAGGCAGCCCCCTCCCCATGGCGGTGTCCTCTGTCCCCATTATGTCACCCTCGACAATGGCAGATAGTGGATCGCCCCAGAGccagaccagggagaggagtCCCCATGGTGGTTCTGTAGCGATGCCGGCTGTCATGCAAG GGTGGATGAGTGAAGCGTTTAAGGATGTGGATGAAGGCTACAATGGGATGGAGAGGGCGTCTGTCGCCCAGCGGCTGCCTAAAAGCGACAGCTACCCTCCCAAGCCCCCTGGACCTCCCATGGGGTCCACCAGTGACGACTGCCAGCGATCCAAGCAGCCAATGGCCCAGCACCATGAAATGACAACCTTAGCGAGGGAGTCTGCGCTGCCTGAGCCTCCACACTCGATGTCTGCGCCTCCCCCTGTGGTTTCCACACCTCCTTCAGCTAAGGCAGCAACCCCTCCTACTGTCTtcgcagctgcacacaagcctaagatcacaatgcgcaatgccaagcgtcggctggagtggtgtaaagctcgccgc